The Spiroplasma clarkii genome has a window encoding:
- a CDS encoding MerR family transcriptional regulator, producing MKKFYLKDIAQKFEMKEYNLRFYDEKGLIKDFKRDENGYRYLLEDDLHVIDLIICLKQIGMPLKNIKKYMRLLDLGEKSAKERLNLILQQEKVVLKNQESIQKQIEFIEHKKRYYSKILENKKNHPDIESD from the coding sequence ATGAAGAAGTTTTATTTAAAAGATATTGCTCAAAAATTTGAAATGAAAGAGTATAATTTGAGATTTTATGATGAAAAAGGTTTAATTAAAGACTTCAAACGTGATGAAAATGGTTATCGCTATTTGCTAGAAGATGATCTTCATGTTATTGATTTGATAATTTGTTTAAAACAAATTGGAATGCCTTTAAAGAATATTAAAAAATATATGCGCTTATTAGATCTTGGTGAAAAAAGCGCTAAGGAAAGATTAAATTTAATTTTACAACAAGAAAAAGTTGTGCTAAAAAACCAAGAAAGTATTCAAAAACAAATTGAATTTATTGAACATAAAAAAAGATACTATAGTAAAATTCTGGAAAATAAAAAAAATCACCCTGATATAGAGAGTGATTAA